A window of the Thermoleophilia bacterium genome harbors these coding sequences:
- a CDS encoding dTDP-4-dehydrorhamnose 3,5-epimerase — protein sequence MKAEKMAMNQPNTSAGTQDRATVTSDGRLLAPVIDGLKTKEAVVHVDHRGRLFEVFSPADEYWSGPVVHSYVFTVRPGTMKGWGVHDHKFDRYCIISGEMLVVLWDGRANSPTFGLVQEVVLAPEGTRMLTTPPGVWHANINLGTTECMVMNHPTMPYDYEHPDRRLLPWDTTEIPVDLRTYFPIQPLG from the coding sequence GTGAAGGCGGAGAAGATGGCCATGAATCAACCCAACACGAGTGCTGGCACGCAGGACCGTGCAACTGTGACCAGCGACGGGCGTTTGCTCGCCCCGGTGATTGATGGCCTGAAGACCAAAGAGGCTGTGGTGCACGTGGATCACCGCGGCCGCCTGTTCGAGGTGTTCAGCCCGGCCGATGAATACTGGTCCGGCCCGGTGGTGCACTCGTATGTTTTCACGGTTCGCCCTGGGACGATGAAGGGGTGGGGTGTGCACGATCACAAGTTCGATCGCTACTGCATCATCAGCGGCGAGATGCTGGTCGTCCTGTGGGACGGCCGCGCGAATTCGCCCACATTCGGGCTCGTGCAGGAGGTCGTCCTGGCACCTGAGGGCACGCGAATGCTGACTACGCCCCCTGGCGTGTGGCACGCGAATATCAATCTCGGCACGACGGAATGCATGGTGATGAACCACCCAACCATGCCGTACGACTACGAGCACCCCGATCGTCGCCTGCTGCCATGGGACACCACCGAGATTCCCGTTGACCTGCGGACGTACTTCCCGATCCAGCCCTTGGGCTGA
- a CDS encoding NAD-dependent malic enzyme, producing MPSSNATFIIRTELSAGPEALTSAMTAITQSGGEVSGMDTVRSTRETITRDMVVHGTDEAACEAIVTRLKGLHGVDVLDVTNGVFRAHEGGLLTMRTRAPVRSRDDLSMAYTPGVARVCMAIHDDIERAWDLTIKGNSVMVVSDGSALVGQGDLGPLASLPVLEALSLFMREMADVDAFPLPIDLDDPALFADTVVKISSVFAGVHVADVSAPQCFEVVRLLEAALDIPVLHGDAEGTAAALLAGVFNGLTLTERVIGDCTICVAGSGPGATTFRRLAGLAGAGEVRIAETDEQVHDLVRGADVFVGVSSPGFLTRDDVAGMAPEPIVFATGMPNPELNPADASGVAVFGTSRPGLPNQINSTLAFPGIWRGLLDVRATRLCDEAVMAASRAIARVVADEGALGPDYVVPSVFNARLVPGVAAAVSEATHTAGFARTTITAAQPPQLLPYSQA from the coding sequence ATGCCGTCGTCGAACGCCACGTTCATCATCCGCACCGAACTCTCCGCCGGGCCGGAGGCACTCACCAGTGCGATGACGGCCATCACCCAGTCCGGTGGCGAGGTGAGTGGCATGGACACCGTCCGGTCCACCCGCGAGACGATCACCCGCGACATGGTGGTGCACGGCACCGACGAGGCAGCCTGCGAGGCCATCGTCACCCGCCTGAAGGGACTCCACGGCGTGGACGTGCTCGATGTGACCAACGGCGTCTTCCGCGCCCACGAGGGCGGCCTTCTGACCATGCGCACCCGTGCGCCCGTGCGGTCGCGCGACGACCTCTCGATGGCCTACACCCCAGGTGTGGCGCGTGTGTGCATGGCCATCCACGACGACATCGAGCGGGCCTGGGACCTCACCATCAAGGGCAACAGCGTGATGGTGGTCAGCGACGGATCGGCGCTGGTGGGCCAGGGCGATCTGGGTCCGCTGGCATCGCTGCCCGTGCTCGAGGCACTCTCGTTGTTTATGCGCGAGATGGCCGACGTGGATGCGTTCCCCTTGCCCATCGACCTCGATGACCCGGCGCTGTTCGCCGACACGGTCGTGAAGATCTCCTCGGTGTTCGCCGGCGTGCACGTCGCGGACGTCTCGGCACCCCAGTGCTTCGAGGTGGTGCGCCTGCTGGAGGCCGCGCTCGACATTCCGGTGCTGCACGGTGACGCCGAGGGCACCGCGGCGGCGCTGCTCGCAGGTGTGTTCAACGGCCTGACCCTGACGGAGCGTGTCATCGGTGACTGCACCATCTGCGTGGCGGGCTCCGGGCCCGGTGCCACCACGTTCCGACGTCTGGCCGGTCTCGCCGGTGCCGGTGAGGTGCGCATCGCCGAGACCGACGAGCAGGTTCACGACCTGGTTCGGGGCGCCGACGTGTTCGTGGGCGTGTCGAGCCCGGGGTTCCTTACCCGTGACGACGTCGCAGGCATGGCACCAGAGCCCATCGTCTTCGCCACCGGTATGCCCAACCCCGAACTCAACCCCGCGGATGCGAGTGGCGTCGCCGTCTTCGGCACCAGCCGCCCCGGCCTGCCCAACCAGATCAACTCCACACTGGCCTTTCCGGGCATCTGGCGCGGGCTGCTCGACGTTCGCGCCACGCGGCTGTGCGACGAGGCCGTCATGGCCGCGTCGCGGGCCATCGCCCGCGTGGTGGCCGACGAAGGCGCGCTGGGTCCCGACTACGTGGTGCCGTCCGTGTTCAACGCACGCCTTGTGCCCGGGGTGGCCGCCGCGGTATCCGAGGCAACTCACACCGCCGGGTTCGCGCGCACGACCATCACGGCGGCCCAACCACCACAACTGCTGCCATATTCACAGGCATGA